The region GTCGGTCTTCTCCATCGCCGCGAGTTCGCGGGCGAGACGGCTCGAGGCCGCTTCGAAGATCTGGCGTTCCGAATAGCTCTGTTCCGGCTGGTCGTCCGGACGGAACAGGTCGCGGGTGACTTCGGCGATCAGGACGATTTCGCCCGAGTTGATCTTGGCCTCGTACTCCTGCGCGCGGCGCGACCACATGGTGCGCTTCACCTTCGGCTTGCCCTTGAGGGTTTCCATCGCTTCCTTGAGCGTCTTGTCGCTCGACAGCTTGCGCATGCCGATCGATTCGACCTTGTTGGTCGGGACGCGCAGGGTCATGCGCTCTTTCTCGAAACGCAGGACGTAGAGCTCGAGCTGCATGCCCGCGATCTCTTCATTCTGCAGTTCGATCACGCGACCGACACCATGCTTGGGGTAAACGACGTAATCGCCCACGTCGAAGGCGGGAGCCTTGGCTGCCATACACAGTCCTTTCTAGCGGTCGGGAGCCCCCGGAAGCGACGAAAACCGACCCTTCGCCCGGGCCGTGTCAGCCCGGTCGGAACCGGATTGTGTTGTCGCGAGTGGTCCTGACCTTTCCGTTCTATCCTCCGTCGCCGGGACCAAACCGGCGCGGTTGATGGATTATATAACACAACCGCAACAAAATTGCGAGTCTTTCGCCTTTCAGCCTTGACTGCCCTCGGCATGGCGTTCGCGCGCGGCATTCAGCTCGGCTCCGAAGAGGAACAGGAAGGCGCTGAGATACAGCCAGGTCAGCAGCACGATGACCGCGCCGAGCGAGCCATAAGTCGCGTTGTAATTGGCAAAATTCGCCGAATAGTAGCCGAAGGCGGATGTCGCGATGAGCCAGCCGATCGCGAACAGCAGCGCGCCGGGCCACAGCGCCGGCCATCGGGGCGGCTGGCGACGATGCGGCGCTACCCGGTAGGCGAGCGCCGCTCCGCCGAATCCGGTCGCGCCGAGCAAAGCGAAAGCGGCTATGCTCGCGGCAATGCCGCCCAGCGCACTGGTCGCAGCGATCGCGAAGGCGGACACGCCGAAAGCCACGAGCGCGCCGATGGTGAGCAGGATGGCCACCAGGTTGAACTTGAGGATGTTGCGCGTCTCGTCCGCGCAAAAGGCGACATTGAGCGCGGTGATGATCGAGCCGGCACCGCTACGCGCGCTGAACAGCGACACGGCGAAAGCGGTGAGGAGCCCGAGACCCTTGGCACCTTTCGAACCCTCGACCACGCTGCGCAGCTGCTCTCCGACCAGATCGGCCGCCGATGCGGGCAAATTGCTCGCCAGCACCGCGACATGGCGCGCGACCGTAGCCGGCTCGGCGACAAGGCCATAGATCAGCACCGCCACGGCGAGCAGCGGCACCATCGCGAGGAATGCGAAATAGGCGATTCCCGCCGCAGTCAGCGAAATCGTGTTTTCGGTCGAGCGTGCCCAGGCGCGTTTGAGCAGGGTCAGCATGGCTGCGACCCGGGTGCGAAGATCAATCGCCTTCGCCCGGCTCCGGGGTGAAGTACTTCTCGAACTTGCCTTCTTCGCCCTTGTGCTCGTCGGCGTCCTCGGGCGGATCCTTCTGGCTCGTGATGTTCGGCCATTCGGCGGAGTACTTGGTGTTGAGCTCGAGCCACTTCTCGAGACCGTCCTCGGTATCGGGGAGGATCGCCTCGGCCGGGCATTCGGGTTCGCACACGCCGCAATCGATGCATTCCGAAGGGTTGATGACCAGCATGGTCTCGCCTTCGTAGAAACAGTCTACCGGGCACACTTCGACACAGTCGGTGTACTTGCATTTGATGCATGCGTCGGTGACGACATAGGTCATTGCGGTGTATTCCCTTGTTTCCTGCCCGCCGAGCGGGCCGTGCCCTGCGCTGCTATGGCGCTTTCACCCGCCGGGTCAAGCACCCGATAGCAGCTTTGCGCTTCATCAGCCGGTCCGCGCCGCACCGGCAATTGCTCAATCGCGACGACCGTGACCGGGTTCCCGAACGGCAAAGTGAGGACGTCGCCGACGCCGACCGGCTGGCTGCACCGGGTCACCCGCTCGCGGTTGAGGCGGATGTGCCCGCCATCGACCATCCGCTGCGCCAGGCCCCGCGTTCGCGTGAAGCGGCACCAGTGCAGCAGGCGGTCTATGCGCATTACCGGATGAGGTCAGCCAGCCCGGCGAAAGCATTGCCCTCGCGCGGCTTGGAGGGCTTGGCGCGTTCCTGCTTGCGGCGCGAAGGGCGCCACTCGAAGAAACCGGGCGCGGGCGGACCGAACGCCTTTTCGGCCAGCGCCTTGCCCGGCTGGTGGCGGAAACCTGCTGCGCCGAGCAGTCGGCGGAAGCTGTCGGGCGTGAGGCCGGTCGAGATGGCGAGCGAGGGGTCGAGGATGAACTTGCGGTTCTTCGACTTGGCGCGCGCTTCGTGTGCGGCGCGCAGCACCTTCTCCGCGACATCGACGCGCACCGCCTGTCCGCCGGCCGGGCGATAGCCCGAAGGCAGCTTCCTCTCGCCCTCGATCACCGGGATCATCGCTTCGTTGAGCGCGCGGCGATCGATGCCCATCGCGTTGAGCAACTTGCGCGGTGCAGGCTTGAGAAGGGCGGGGGCGAAAATGTCGAGCGCGCCGAAAGTGACGCCAAGCCGCCTCAGGAACGGCCGCATTTCCTTGGGCAAATGCTCGATCCCCGCCTTTTCGCGGCCGACATAGCCGTGACCCGAAATAACGTTGAGCAGCAATGCGCGGGCCTGCGACCCGGCATTGGGGTCCTGCGTCGCAGCTTCCATTTTCGCCAGCGGCTCAAGCGGTTCGAGCTGCTTGGCGAGCCAGGTATCGAGCGCCGCAACCAGCTTGGCGCGCGCTTCGTCCGGCAGCGCGTCGAGCTCGCGCGCAAGATCGAGCCGCGGCCTGGTCGGCGAACCCTCGACCACGAGCCTGGCGAGCAGGTGCCCGTCCCAGCGCAGCGCTCCCTTCTCGATGGTTACGCCGTCGAGCCCGCCGGCAACGAGGGCCTCGGCCCGCTCGGAAAGGATGCGCGGCAGGGCCTTCTCGCCTGCCGCGAGCAGCATCTTGCGATCGGCATGGTTGGCCGAATGGTCGACGGTGAAGCGGAAACCCTCGATCCGGCCGATCGCCTCGTCCTCGACCAGCAGGCTGCCGTCTTCGGCCAGCGTCACGGGCAGTAGGGAAGCATCCTGTCCCAGCGATTTCATCAGGATTGCAGTCCTTCTATTCACAAAACGTTCGGTCAGCCGGGCATGTAGCGCATCCGACAGCCGCGCTTCCACCGCCCTTGCGCGCGCAGCCATCTCGTCGCGCGCGAGCACCCAGTCGGGGCGCTGGCAGATGTAGGCCCAGCTGCGGATCGCCGCGATCCGGCCCTGCAGCGTATGGATGTCGCCCTGCACATTGTCGAGTTCGGCAATGCGCGCAGCGGCGAAGTCGGCCCCGATATAGCCGCCCCGCAAATCCTGCCACAGCCGCGCGACGAAGCGTGCATGGGTGTCGGGCCCG is a window of Erythrobacter sp. HKB08 DNA encoding:
- a CDS encoding YihY/virulence factor BrkB family protein encodes the protein MLTLLKRAWARSTENTISLTAAGIAYFAFLAMVPLLAVAVLIYGLVAEPATVARHVAVLASNLPASAADLVGEQLRSVVEGSKGAKGLGLLTAFAVSLFSARSGAGSIITALNVAFCADETRNILKFNLVAILLTIGALVAFGVSAFAIAATSALGGIAASIAAFALLGATGFGGAALAYRVAPHRRQPPRWPALWPGALLFAIGWLIATSAFGYYSANFANYNATYGSLGAVIVLLTWLYLSAFLFLFGAELNAARERHAEGSQG
- the fdxA gene encoding ferredoxin FdxA, coding for MTYVVTDACIKCKYTDCVEVCPVDCFYEGETMLVINPSECIDCGVCEPECPAEAILPDTEDGLEKWLELNTKYSAEWPNITSQKDPPEDADEHKGEEGKFEKYFTPEPGEGD
- a CDS encoding CarD family transcriptional regulator translates to MAAKAPAFDVGDYVVYPKHGVGRVIELQNEEIAGMQLELYVLRFEKERMTLRVPTNKVESIGMRKLSSDKTLKEAMETLKGKPKVKRTMWSRRAQEYEAKINSGEIVLIAEVTRDLFRPDDQPEQSYSERQIFEAASSRLARELAAMEKTDEATALEKILDVLREHAPQYYENTEDA
- a CDS encoding helicase-related protein; this encodes MRGVTDSTIKAVLGPTNTGKTHLAIERMCAHSSGAIGFPLRLLAREVYDRVVAIKGEKQVALITGEERIEPPEARYFCCTAEAMPRDGGGHAFVALDEAQLGANRERGHIFTDRLLHARGREETMLLGAATLEPMVRALVPRAEIIERPRFSTLTHAGARKLSRLPPRSAIVAFSAEQVYAVAEMLRRFRGGSAVVMGALSPETRNKQVAMFQAGEVDYIVATDAIGMGLNLDVRHVAFASLAKFDGVKQRRLTPSEMAQIAGRAGRHQQDGTFGTLSGVGGHHAEPAEFSEEEIYAIEEHRFRPITRLFWREAEPRFDSIATLIADLEAKPEEEELRLVPESIDLAVLKRLAETPLADGVRGAGNVRRFWEACSLPDFRQVGPDTHARFVARLWQDLRGGYIGADFAAARIAELDNVQGDIHTLQGRIAAIRSWAYICQRPDWVLARDEMAARARAVEARLSDALHARLTERFVNRRTAILMKSLGQDASLLPVTLAEDGSLLVEDEAIGRIEGFRFTVDHSANHADRKMLLAAGEKALPRILSERAEALVAGGLDGVTIEKGALRWDGHLLARLVVEGSPTRPRLDLARELDALPDEARAKLVAALDTWLAKQLEPLEPLAKMEAATQDPNAGSQARALLLNVISGHGYVGREKAGIEHLPKEMRPFLRRLGVTFGALDIFAPALLKPAPRKLLNAMGIDRRALNEAMIPVIEGERKLPSGYRPAGGQAVRVDVAEKVLRAAHEARAKSKNRKFILDPSLAISTGLTPDSFRRLLGAAGFRHQPGKALAEKAFGPPAPGFFEWRPSRRKQERAKPSKPREGNAFAGLADLIR
- a CDS encoding RNA-binding S4 domain-containing protein; the protein is MRIDRLLHWCRFTRTRGLAQRMVDGGHIRLNRERVTRCSQPVGVGDVLTLPFGNPVTVVAIEQLPVRRGPADEAQSCYRVLDPAGESAIAAQGTARSAGRKQGNTPQ